The following coding sequences are from one Paenibacillus sp. JDR-2 window:
- a CDS encoding phosphatase PAP2 family protein, with translation MSSSSIKEQNKVLLRSFVFTVLILFVFGWIAQLVSGKRIAAFDNKITDAIRSVRSDAMTVIMRVFTELGSEFLVVLIVIAFSSLFAFIGYRRELIFYLGVIGSSALLNLVLKTFFHRARPDINRIIEASGFSFPSGHSMSAFTLYGISIYFLWKHLKYRWMRAAVILIGIVIIAMIGISRIYLGVHYPSDVIGGYLVSAAWLMMSIGLYERFLEQRWLSRKLRLRGGKSEGPSSV, from the coding sequence ATGAGTTCAAGTTCAATCAAGGAGCAGAACAAGGTACTATTGCGGTCATTTGTATTCACGGTTCTGATTCTGTTCGTGTTCGGGTGGATCGCGCAGCTCGTGAGCGGTAAGAGGATTGCGGCTTTTGATAATAAAATTACGGATGCCATTCGAAGTGTGCGTTCCGACGCCATGACGGTTATCATGAGAGTATTTACCGAGCTGGGGTCGGAATTTCTGGTCGTCCTTATCGTTATTGCCTTTTCATCGCTATTTGCGTTTATCGGCTACCGGAGAGAGCTTATCTTCTATTTAGGCGTGATCGGGAGCTCGGCGCTGCTGAATCTGGTGCTCAAGACGTTCTTTCATCGGGCAAGACCGGACATTAACCGGATTATTGAGGCGTCGGGGTTCAGCTTTCCAAGCGGGCATTCCATGTCGGCCTTTACGCTATACGGCATTTCGATTTATTTCCTGTGGAAGCATTTGAAGTATAGATGGATGCGGGCGGCTGTGATCCTTATTGGCATCGTGATTATTGCCATGATCGGGATCAGCAGAATTTATCTTGGCGTACATTATCCAAGCGATGTGATAGGCGGTTATTTGGTCAGCGCGGCGTGGCTGATGATGAGTATCGGGTTATATGAACGATTTCTGGAGCAGCGTTGGCTGTCCCGGAAGCTTCGGCTTCGCGGCGGCAAAAGTGAAGGACCTTCCTCGGTATAG